The sequence GGGACATTTCGTTTCTCTTTTGTCTCCTTTCAGTACTTTTTGCAGTGGAAAGGGCCTGGATTTTTCTGTCCACAAAGCAGTTAAAGTCATCTTAAAATCTCTTCCagggggactggcctggtggcgtagtggttaagttcacacactccgcttcggcggcctggggttcataggttcggatctcgggcgtggacctacacaccgctcgtcaagctatgctgtggcggcgtcccacatacaaaatagaggcagattggcatagatgttcactcagggccagtcttcttcagcaaaaacaaaaaaaaaaaaaccaaaaaactcagaGCCTCAGAGGTCTCATTCTTAAAATGGGTGGAAAATGCCAGCTCATGGGGTCGTCGTGAGGACCACAGTCCCCAGCACTGGCATATTCTAACCATCTGACAACGCATTACTATAGTGTGTACGGTAGGAATGATTAGGCTCTGAGTGAGGGCTCatgtgattaataataataataatagtgaatgTCTCCTGAGGGCTGACCGATGCCATGCACCCAGTGCTGCCCCCAGATggtctcctttaatcctcatgaaGCACAGACAGGTGAGGTACACGCAACCCCAGGAAATCGCCAACATTCGACTAGTTTCGATCTGCAGAAAAATGGTGATTTGCTAAAGTTCCCCCCAATATCGTTAtgaccccatttcacagaggaggcaaCTGGGAGTGGGTAACCCAGAGAGAGGTGATACCTCTCCTGACCCGGTGGGCTCTTTGTCCACCCTAGGAAACCTCTTCTGCTGGAAAGATCCAGTAAAGATTTCGgcatctccccctcccccgtCTTTTCCATGGAGCTTTGTTCTTCAAACCAAAAACTGGGCCGCGCAGCCTGACAGAGGTTCTGGGCTGCCCCTGGGTCTGAGGAACTGCCAACATGTTAGAATTTCTGGGACACGTCCGTGGTTCAAGCGGATAAAGGGATGGAAGGTTACGAAACCAGGAATGACCTGGAAAAGTGGCGCCGTGGTGTTGGTGGAGCTGACGACTGGAAGGCTGACTGTGCAGGGAAGGCTGCGAGAGAGAGGGGAGGACGGTGGGCTTTGGGGACCCAAATCTGAGCtcctccctggctgtgtgaccctggacaagtgtctacccctctctgggcctccgtttcccAATTCGGGTGAGGACACCTCTCTGCAAGGCTATTGGGAGGATGGGCACAAATATACCTGAGGGGCTTGGATGggagcttggcacacagtaagtgctcaatccACAGTGACTTGAACCATCATTGTCTTGAGGGAGGTGACACTGGAGCTGCCCCTGGATGGGGAGGTTTGCCCAGGGCAAGGCCTGCAGGGAGGACGGTGCGGGGAGCAGTGAGAGGAtggggaggcagcaggagaaGTAACACCCGACACACTTGTCCTTGAGAGCCAGGCCCGGGGCTTGGGGCTGTTGCCCCAGGGCACCGGGGAGCCACAGGAGGCCTGGGCGCAGGGTCCGCTCTGGGCGTGGgggactggaggcagggaggccggggaggaggcccaggaggaggcCGGGGCAAGGGTCCATAGGGAGGGGATGAGGCCTGACCTGTGCTAGGGcgatggggacagggaggaggggccGTGGCGGAGAGACTGAGGGCTGGAGGGACTGAAGGCTGATGACTGACAGGCGGAGGGGCGGGGAGAAGGAGGGTGAGGCGGTGCTGGGGGCGGTGCTGGAGGCGGTGCTGGGGGCGGGCCCTGTGACTGGGCGGACGACGGCCGGTCCTGGGATGGGGACCTGACGCCTGTTTCCAACCTGCGAGAGGGCGATTCTGCCTAAGTGCtggcctgccctctgccccctgctgtgacctctgaccccacccccgcccttccctcccacccacagAATTCTCCAAAACCCCTCAAGAGGCCACAGCCCAAGCCCTCAGCTtggaggtggggaaactgaggcaaagaggcGCCCAGACGGGTCCAGGCGGGGACCCAAATATCCAGGCTCTGGGTCTGGGGTTCCTTCCTCGCCCAGGGTCCCCTCCGCCCGCCTGGCCCCCCCTGACCcgtctcccctgcccccaggaccTCCGCGGCTCCGTGGAGCGCATCTGCCAGTTCCTGGGCCGGCCGCTGGGCGAGGAGGAGCTGGCCTCCGTCGTGGCGCACTCGACCTTCGGCGCCATGAAGGCCAACATCATGTCCAACTACACGCTGCTGCCGCCCACCGTGCTGGACCAGCGCCACGGCGCCTTCCTCCGCAAAGGTGCGGGGCTCCGCGCTCCCCAGCCCCACGAGGCCGCGGCCTGGCTGTGTGGCTGCAGCGagtcgcttaacctctctgggcctcagcttccccagctggacgtggggcggggggggggggggggttctgaACAGAACTGCCTTCACGGGGTCGCTGAGGACCCAGGTGCCTGCCATGCCAGGTGTACCACCCCCACCCAGAGGGCTCCAAACAGGGACAAAATGCCCGTGTGCGATTCATGAGTCCTTCTTGGTGTTTACATTCACCCCAGAAATATTCAAATGTTGGATTAcagggtgagggtgggagtgtattagtttcctattcctgctgtaacaaaataccacaaattttttggcttaaaacaacacacatttaggggccggcccggtggcatagtggttaagttcacacactccgctttggcagcccagggtttgcaggtttggatcccgggtgcagacctacacaccactcatcaagccacactgtggcggtgccccacatacaaaatagaggaagactggcatggatgttagctcagggccaatcttcctcaccaaaataacccaaaaaacaaaaaacaaaaacacgcATTTATTCTCTTAtgcttctggaggtcagaagtccaagatcagccTCAggaggctaaaatcaaggtgtccgaaggactgtgttccttctggaggtccAGGGGAGAATCCGTTCCCTGCTTTTTCCGTTTCCAGACTGgcctgcatcccttggcttgcggccccttcctccatcttcaaagccagtagcGTGGCATCTTCTGATCTCTGACTCTGCCCCCTCTCATAAGGACGCTCGTGATTATGTTGGGTCCACCCGGATagtccaggatcatctccccatctcaagacctttaacttaatcacatctgcgaaGTCCCTTTTGCCCTGTAAGGTCACAAGAAGGTGGACTTCTGGGGGGGAGCGTTCTTCAGCCCACCAGAGGGAGCCCCCAAGACCTCACTAGGGGTGTCATGTAACACGTGGTACCTGCACTTGCTAAAATTCAAACTACTGTGATCTAAACGACATGGGCCCCAGGACCCGTGGGTCTGGCCGGGTGACTGACTGGTGGCCCTGTGAGAGTCGGCCATCATAGGAGGCAACGGGGCAAAAGGAGATGGGGCGGGAGGACGGTGCTCTGGCCAAGGGGACACCGTGGGCAAGgcccaggggtggggaaggggtgcGGGGTGTGGGGGCGGGGTTGTCCCGGACGCCCCTGACCTCGGCCATCCCTCCGTCCTCAGGGGTCTGCGGGGACTGGAAGAACCACTTCACGGTGGCACAGAGCGAAGACTTCGACCGCGTCTACCGGGAGCAGATGCGGGGGCTGCAGACCTTCCCCTGGGACCCGGCCCCCGAGGACGCCAGCCCGGACCCCGACCCAAGCCCGGACCCCAGCCCCAGTCCCGTCCAGGCCTCCGAGCCTCCGCACCCGAGCCCCTGAAAATAAACGCTTTGCTCCTGCCCCGGCTCCTCGACAGGCTGTGGGGCAGGGGTACCACGgaggcgggggttggggggggacgGGACCCGCGCCGGTGCAACAATGATGTCGGTGACTCAGAAACCCAACGCTGGGCACCTGACTCCCCGAGGGCCACGGTGCTGGTGCTGCGCCCAAACTCCCGGGTccgagggaggaggagctgggggcctggactcccgggtctgagggaggaggggctgggggatggactCCCGGGtccgagggaggaggggctgggggcctggacccccgggtctgagggaggaggggctgggggatgaactcccgggtctgagggaggagggtctGGGCTGGACTCCCGGGTCTCCTGCTGGGCTGTGGCAATGCCCGTTTGGGTCATGAAGGAGCTTTATTCTGAGCCGATGTAAAGGGAGCCCCAACACCTCCCCCTCAGCGCCCACCAAACGGTCCCAGCGCCTGCCGGGCCCCCACGGATTCTAGTCCCTCCTCATTCAGCTCCGCTCTCCAGACTTGGTTCTGTCCTCTGCTCGGCCCAGTCCGTTGACCAGAGCTCCCGAGCACGGTGGGCGCAGGAAGCCCAGGGCCTCCcccgtgccccccccccccgaccatTCCAGGAGGGGGCCACCCAGCCCGCCTGTCCTCAGAACATCTGAGCCCGCCGGGACGGGAGCAGTGCCCTGTCCTATGATCCCCGCCAGTCCAGACTTCCTGCCCATTTTCTAGACCGTGACCCTGAGGTCTAGAGTGGGCACTGGGCTAGCCCAAGTTCTAGAACAGAGAAAATAATCCCTCCCGCTTCCCAGACCCTGAGGCCAGAAGCTTTGTCCAACGCACAACAGCGAGGCCGGGGGCTTCGAGGTGACGGTTGTCCAGCTCTCCCAGGACGGGCTGGCCCAGTTTGGCTCCCATCAGGGTCGTCCCCTGATCCCCGCCCAGGTGGCCCAGTCAGGCTGCCGGCCGCCTCCGGGTTCGGGGAATTTGGATGCGGCACCTTCCCCAAACCTCCTGCGCGTTGGGGACAGAtagcggaggcggcggcgggcaGGGATGAGGGGCAGCGGGCCGCCCCAGGGTTGGGACCAGGCCAGCGGACGGAAGTCCGCCTCACCCCAGGGGCCCCCTCCAGCACCCCGCTGCCTCATCAGGGCCTTAGCTGGCGTGTCCTTGGGGTCCCAGGACTTCTTGTGCtgtggagggaaagagagggaggtgAGAGGAGGCTCCCAGGGCGCAgagagaggagggtggaggaggagggagaaggaaggagaggaggagggagaaggaaggagaggaggaggggagggaggcaagagCAGGCTCCCAGAAGCTGAgtcccagggagggaggaggtgagggaggaggtgagggagggcagaggtgagaaggaagaaggtggaggaggaggaggaatggaaggagggaggaggtgagacAGGAGGGAAGTGAGGGAGTGGGCAGCGGGGAGACAACGTGAGGCAGGGAGAAGGCCCCTGAGCTGCCAGaaccaggaaggaaaggagcaggagggcgggagggagggcTACAGAGGGGGCGAGGAGCGGGGTGTCCCCTCTGCAGCTGGGCAGCTGGGGAGGAACCGGAAGCAGCCGCAGCTGCCTGGGGGAGCAAATATTTGCCAAGGGAGGTGATGCCGGGTGAGGGCGGCTCAGGCCCAGCTGGAGGCGAGGAccttgccctgccctgcccatccccctcctccGCTCCACGGACTGGGGCTGAGGGAGGCGATTCCTGGGACGTTCCTCCCTCAGCCTCGGGCCGGCCTCTAGCTCCCACttagcagatggggaaactgaggctgagaggggcACAGCTCACAGAGGGATGGGACCCAAGTCCGCCTGCATCCTGGGTGAGTCGGCCTGTTTCTCCTCCAGGGCTCTGCCCTTACCCTCTCAACAGCCCGCTTTACAGCTGAGGACAGGAGGCCCTCCCAGGGCCCCCCGAGAACTGGGGCGGCTCTATTGGAACCCCAGTGTCTAACATCTGGGGGGAGGGGCGGAGACCCCTCGGAGCTCCCCTAACCCCCTCACCAACACCCCGGTGACATCTGAATCCGGGAAGCCAGCGAGCAGAGCCTTTAAAAGCCCTGCCTGGGAGGCAACCAGGGCTGTGTTCCAATCCCTccctggtgcctcagtttccccatctgtgaaatgggcaggCGGGCAGAGAGCTGTAATAACatccacctcacagggttgtggcAAAGGTTAAATTCAACCCCGTCTTTTAAAGAGGAAGCACTTGCTCTGGGGCCCGGCCTGTGGCAAGATGCCCTCAAAAGATTGCTGttcgaccttgggcaagttgctcaacttctctgagcctcagctttcccgTCCATAAAAATGAGCATGGTAAGCCTTGTGTCACTGACCTGGATGGGGAGGTCATGAAATAAAGCAAGATAAATTCCACTGGGGAATTTATTGTCATGACGATTATTCTATTTCATTCTATGCTCACTGACTCCTCCCCCCGACCACCCTGAGAATGGGGACCCTCGCTCAGCCCACGCGCTAGATGAGAACcctgagggtcagagaaggtGAATCTCTATCCACCCCCCACCTCTCACATTGGTGTGTCATGTCAGGATTCACACCAGGGCTCGCAGGGTCTCTGCCCCgtgccctccagggctcccctgcctggcacacagtagggctaCAGGAAATGGATGACGCAGTTACAAATTCAGGTGAGCAGCTCTGCTGTCGCCTCCCTCCCGGGGCCAGGGATATAGTAGGTCCCCAGGAAACACTTCCTGCTCTGAGTGTTCAGAGCAGGGACCCTGCAGCcccactgtgtgaccctgggcgagTGCCTCCCCTTTCTGAGCCTCTATCCTCTTCCCGCTATTCTGTTCTCTCTCAGGCCAGCCACCAGGTCTCACCTCATTGTCGCCGTCGCTAGAGCCTGACAGCTGGGACAGGAGACTCAGGTCCCACAGAGAGCGGCTGGGCCGGGCCGGGGGTCCGCTGGGGGTCCGGGCTCGCTGTACGCTCCTCAGGATGTCACTGAGCGCCGGCCCCACGACGGCCGGGGCCTCCTGCCTGTCCCCCTCAAAGACTCGGCAGGCGGCCAGGCGTTGGGCCAGCAGGCCATCAGGCGGCGGTGGCAACATGGGGGCCACAGAGTGGCGGTGGGCCACGCGGTGTGGGCTGTGGACCAGCTGCAGCCCTCCGTGGGCGCCCACGAAGGGGCTCGGGGTGGGCGCAGGCGGGAGCGGCCTAGAGGCCGCGTACAGTGTCCGGAATTCACGGCTGAAGGCATCGACGATCTCACCAGTCAGCAGCGTCACCAGGCCACGGTGCAGGCGCGCGTCGCTCCACGTGAAGCTGGGGGCCACAGAAGGAGGGGTCAGGATCTCTGCGAAGCCCCAGAGAGGCCCCCATCACCGTTATGGTCCCGGggcaggctgtgtgacctcaggcaagtcctgAGACCTCTCTGGTCTCAACATCCCCCTCTGTAGAACAGGAACCACCCAAGTACCTACCCCGGAGGGTGGATGTGAGGACAACATGAGTTACAACACTCCAGTTCTCTAGAATCAGACTTGAGTTTACACCTGGGCTCTGCCCTGTCCCCGCCGAGggatgcctcagtttccccctctggaAAGAGATGGGATCCATTTTCTGACACCCACAGGGACTGTTTTAAGACTCAGCTGCTTCCTAGAGTGACTGCCATTTGTtaagcacttgctgtgtgcctgctctgtgcctcagtttactcatgaGTAATACAGAGCTAAACCGGAGGAAGATGCGGATGCGAGAGTGCACGGTGCCCGGCCCAGCCGGCAATGAAAGCCAGCGAGCTGTGGGGACAGGGGCCCTTGACAATCCCGTCATCCCACTGATGGCTATTTAAGGCATCCAGCTCTGGTCCTGACATCCAGCAGGCGCTCAGCAAAAGCCCTGTTTGGAATTAAATGAACCTAATGGGCTCCAATCCGGGCTCCGGAAACATGTCACTGtccctccctgagcctcggttTGCCCATCTGAACGACGGGCCCACCACGGGCCGGGGATCTTGTGCCTCGGCGGATACAGCGCCCAACCCAGAGCAGAGCAGATGAGTTCACGGCCAGGACGGTGAGTGGGGATCCAGGTGTCCTTACCTTGGCGGGTGAgtgtcctgcctgcctgcccctcaGATTGtgacacccctccccccacctatGACCTCAGACCCAGAACAGCCAGTGGGAACCCTGAGGGGTCTGTGACGTCACCCCATTCCGGTCCACAAAGACTTGTTGGGAGGCAGCCGCTGGCTCATCTCCGTCCTGGGGAAGCTTCTGAGACCCGAGGACTCGAGAGCCACAGTCACGACGGAGCTCCTGAGAGGGACACAGAGCCTTGGGAACCGAGGACACTCCAAGTGCTGACCCTGGGAGGCCGGAAGCCGGGACAAGAGTCTTGAGGGCGTGAGGAACGTCATTCAGCAGTTCCGGGAGGCCCAGGAAGCCCGCGGCCTGGCTCGGGCACCGGCACCACCGCCAGGCCACCATGGTCCTCGGCTGGCTGCTGCTTCTGGTGACGGCTCTGCCCCTGGGCACGACAGGCGCCAAGGACTGCGTCTTCTGTGAGATCAGCGACTCCTCGAGCTGCCCTGGCACCCACATGCGCTGTGGGGACGATGAGGACTGTTTCACGGGCCACGGGGTGGCCCCGGGTGTCAGCCCCATCATCAATAAGGGCTGCGTGCAGGCCACTTCCTGCGGCCAGGAGCAGCCCATCAGCTACATGGGCGTCACCTACAGCCTCGTCACCAACTGCTGCTACGGTCAGCTGTGTAACGGGGCCCCCGGCCCCACAGGCAGCCGGACGGCGGGGGTCACCACCGGCCTGGCACCAGGcatactgctgctgctgcaacaTCTGCTGTGACGAACACGCAGGGCATGGCCTGGGACTGGTCTCCCGGCTCCGCTGCTCCCcgtgccccctgccctcccccctccccccattaA comes from Equus asinus isolate D_3611 breed Donkey chromosome 26, EquAss-T2T_v2, whole genome shotgun sequence and encodes:
- the SPACA4 gene encoding sperm acrosome membrane-associated protein 4, with the translated sequence MVLGWLLLLVTALPLGTTGAKDCVFCEISDSSSCPGTHMRCGDDEDCFTGHGVAPGVSPIINKGCVQATSCGQEQPISYMGVTYSLVTNCCYGQLCNGAPGPTGSRTAGVTTGLAPGILLLLQHLL